From the genome of Cryptococcus depauperatus CBS 7841 chromosome 1, complete sequence, one region includes:
- a CDS encoding DNA-directed RNA polymerase II subunit RPB2 — MDAGDPYTIQSQPIDDCFSYDPNYDYSQTTKVKDEEYEEKYDDALEDESLSQEDYWTVINAFFEEKGLVRQQLESFNEFIENTIQEIVDDHSRLTLDQFTQYTGIQGDETRRYEISFGQIYLARVNHTEMDGRTNMLFPQEARLRNLTYSAPLYVDIKKRTLTALGVDDPVEADWQPAVGNDGEVEDAEEEQTSIGKVPVMVRSNFCLLHGLPDDQCHDIGECHYDQGGYFIISGSEKVLIAQERMATNHVFVFLKAAPARYTYFAEINSQKEKSGRIANHTEVRMYARASGTAGGVIRVSLPYTKVDIPLVVVFRALGIVPDRDVLSHICFGAEDEALLEMLQPSIEESFAVQDRDTALDFIGRRGQHEKAPRAQRQRAAFDILHKEFLPHVSTSEGFESKKAYFLGYMVHRLCTAALGRKELDDRDHFGNKRLDLAGPLMAEMFNVVFGKLREDMYRYLKKCVEQNKEFALNMAIRPNTVTDGLKYALATGNWGKRDNTRAGVSQVLNRYTFTSTLSHLRRTNTPIGRDSKAAKPRQLHNTHWGMVCPAETPEGSACGLVKNLALMSYISVGSYSAPVMEFLEEWGLEDLSEYQDAPTATKVFVNGVWMGIHRDAPTLHHNLLQMRRGGQLRCEISIVRDIRERELRLYTDAGRVCRPLFIVEQPNQTLRLKREHIDRIDQMADEGMLSGAWKKLLSDGIIEYVDAAEEETILIAMTPEDLINSRTAHSKEELVRDRAAHNLESFDPAARIKSTVWSQQYTHMEIHPSMILGVCASIIPFPDHNQSPRNTYQSAMGKQAMGVCLTNYQLRMDTMVNVLYYPQKPLATTRSMEYLKFSELPAGQNAIVAIMCYSGYNQEDSVIMNQSSIDRGLFRSLYYRSYTDTEKMKGMVKSETIEKPDRNETLRMKHGTSDRYAKLDVDGLVAPGTNVNGDDILIGKTAPLPEDSEELGQRTQLHTKRDISTPLKSTEQGVVDQVMLSTNGEGNMFVKIRVRSTRVPQIGDKFASRHGQKGTIGITYRQEDMPFTAEGLVPDIIINPHAIPSRMTIGHLVECLLSKVSTLTGSEGDATPFTELTVEAVSKVLRAKGYHSRGFEVLYHGHTGRKLQAQVYFGPTYYQRLKHMVDDKIHARARGPLQILTRQPVEGRSRDGGLRFGEMERDCMISHGIAGFLKERMYDSSDAFRIHICDICGLMAVANLKKQEFYCSVCRNSTQISQVYIPYAAKLLFQELQAMNIACRMYGETD; from the exons ATGGATGCAG GCGATCCGTATACCATCCAATCTCAACCAATTGACGACTGTTTCTCTTACGACCCAAATTATGACTACTCTCAGACTACAAAGGTCAAAGACGAAGAATACGAGGAAAAATACGATGACGCGCTGGAGGACGAATCCCTCAGCCAGGAGGACTACTGGACAGTCATCAATGCATTTTTCGAAGAGAAGGGTTTGGTCCGACAACAACTCGAGTCTTTCAACGAGTTTATTGAGAACACAATACAGGAGATTGTTGACGATCACTCCCGATTAACATTGGATCAATTTACACAGTATACTGGTATCCAAGGCGACGAGACT AGACGTTACGAAATCTCTTTTGGTCAGATTTATCTTGCCAGAGTTAATCATACGGAAATGGATGGTAGAACAAACATGCTATTCCCTCAAGAAGCCCGGCTTAGGAACCTTACTTATTCGGCGCCTCTGTATGTCGacatcaagaagaggactTTGACCGCGTTGGGCGTCGATGACCCAGTGGAAGCAGATTGGCAACCTGCAGTTGGCAATGATGGTGAGGTCGAGGACGCGGAGGAGGAACAGACGTCTATTGGTAAA gTCCCCGTCATGGTTCGCTCTAatttttgccttcttcatGGTCTTCCCGATGATCAATGCCACGATATTGGAGAATGTCATTATGATCAAGGAGGATatttcatcatctctggTTCTGAAAAAGTGTTGATTGCTCAGGAAAGAATGGCGACAAACCAcgtctttgtctttttaaAGGCTGCTCCAGCAAGATATACGTATTTTGCCGAGATCAATTctcagaaagaaaagagtggCAGGATAGCAAATCATACTGAGGTCAGGATGTATGCAAGGGCATCTGGTACT GCTGGTGGGGTTATTAGGGTTTCCCTCCCATATACCAAGGTTGACATTCCTCTTGTTGTTGTATTTCGAGCTCTTGGTATTGTCCCGGATCGTGATGTTCTCAGTCATATCTGTTTCGGggctgaagatgaagctcttcttgagaTGCTTCAACCCAGTATTGAGGAGTCCTTTGCTGTTCAGGACCGTGATACTGCATTAGACTTCATAGGCCGACGTGGTCAGCATGAAAAAGCGCCTCGAGCTCAGCGACAACGAGCCGCTTTCGATATCTTGCACAAGGAGTTCTTGCCTCATGTCTCAACATCCGAAGGGTTTGAATCGAAGAAAGCCTACTTTTTGGGCTACATGGTTCATCGTTTGTGTACTGCGGCCCTTGGCAGAAAAGAGTTGGATGATCGCGATCACTTTGGAAACAAAAGGCTGGATCTTGCAGGACCACTGATGGCTGAAATGTTCAATGTGGTTTTTGGGAAGCTCAGGGAGGACATGTATAGGTATTTGAAGAAG TGTGTTGAGCAAAATAAAGAATTCGCTCTCAACATGGCTATTAGGCCAAATACTGTTACTGATGGGCTTAAATACGCACTTGCCACAGGTAATTGGGGCAAACGTGACAACACTCGAGCAGGTGTTTCTCAAGTACTCAACCGATATACTTTTACCTCAACCCTTTCCCACTTGCGACGTACGAACACTCCTATCGGTCGAGATTCCAAGGCAGCTAAGCCCCGTCAACTTCATAATACCCATTGGGGTATGGTGTGCCCCGCCGAGACACCTGAAGGTTCCGCTTGTGGCCTTGTCAAAAATCTTGCGCTTATGTCTTATATCTCCGTCGGGTCTTACTCTGCCCCTGTCATGGAGTTCTTGGAAGAGTGGGGTCTAGAGGATCTCTCAGAATACCAAGATGCTCCTACAGCCACAAAGGTGTTTGTCAATGGCGTATGGATGGGAATTCACCGAGACGCTCCAACCCTACATCATAATCTTTTGCAGATGCGTCGTGGTGGTCAACTCAGATGCGAAATTAGCATTGTTCGGGATATTCGAGAACGTGAGCTGCGTCTCTACACAGATGCTGGGCGCGTTTGTCGACCACTATTCATTGTTGAACAACCTAATCAAACACTGCGACTCAAACGAGAGCACATTGACCGTATTGATCAAATGGCTGATGAAGGCATGTTGTCTGGCGCTTGGAAAAAGTTATTATCGGATGGAATCATTGAATATGTAGACGCGgcagaagaggaaacaATTCTGATCGCTATGACACCAGAAGATCTTATCAATTCTCGGACAGCGCATAGCAAAGAAGAACTTGTGCGAGACAGAGCAGCTCACAACTTGGAATCATTTGACCCAGCAGCGCGTATCAAAAGTACTGTGTGGAGCCAACAGTATACACATATGGAAATTCATCCCAGCATGATTCTTGGTGTATGTGCCAGTATCATTCCTTTCCCCGATCATAACCAATCTCCTCGTAACACCTACCAGTCTGCGATGGGCAAGCAAGCTATGGGCGTGTGTCTCACAAATTATCAACTGCGTATGGATACAATGGTCAATGTATTGTATTATCCTCAAAAGCCTCTCGCTACAACACGGTCTATGGAGTACCTCAAGTTCTCTGAGCTTCCTGCTGGCCAGAACGCCATTGTAGCCATCATGTGCTATTCTGGCTACAATCAGGAAGATTCTGTTATTATGAACCAATCTTCGATTGACCGTGGTCTTTTCCGATCACTATACTACCGATCATATACGGATAcagagaagatgaaaggTATGGTCAAATCAGAAACAATTGAGAAACCAGATAGAAATGAGACTTTAAGGATGAAGCACGGCACAAGTGACAGATATGCTAAGCTTGACGTGGATGGTCTTGTAGCCCCCGGAACAAATGTTAACGGTGACGATATCCTTATCGGCAAGACTGCTCCATTGCCTGAGGACAGTGAAGAACTTGGTCAAAGAACACAACTTCACACTAAACGAGATATTTCAACGCCACTTAAGAGCACTGAGCAAGGTGTAGTGGATCAAGTCATGCTGAGTACCAACGGTGAAGGTAACATGTTTGTCAAGATTCGCGTGAGGTCGACACGTGTGCCTCAGATTGGTGATAAATTTGCTTCTCGACATGGTCAAAAGGGTACAATTGGTATCACCTACAGGCAGGAAGACATGCCGTTCACAGCCGAGGGACTTGTGCCCGATATCATCATTAATCCACATGCTATTCCTTCTCGAATGACCATTGGACACTTGGTTGAATGTTTGTTGTCAAAGGTTTCTACTCTCACTGGCTCTGAAGGCGATGCCACACCATTTACTGAGTTGACTGTCGAGGCTGTTTCCAAGGTGTTGAGGGCCAAGGGGTACCACTCTCGCGGATTTGAAGTCCTTTATCATGGTCATACTGGAAGGAAGCTTCAAGCGCAAGTGTACTTTGGACCAACATATTACCAAAGACTGAAACATATGGTGGATGATAAAATCCACGCACGGGCAAGAGGGCCATTGCAAATCTTGACAAGACAGCCAGTGGAAGGTAGAAGCAGAGACGGTGGTTTGCGTTTCGgagaaatggaaagagattgtATGATATCTCATGGTATTGCTGGATTCTTGAAGGAGAGGATGTATG ATTCTTCTGACGCCTTCAGAATACACATTTGCGATATCTGCGGTCTGATGGCTGTTGCCAACCTTAAAAAACAAGAGTTTTACTGCTCAGTGTGTAGGAACAGTACCCAGATATCTCAAGTGTATATTCCATATGCAGCAAAGCTGTTATTCCAGGAA CTTCAAGCTATGAACATTGCATGCCGAATGTATGGAGAGACGGACTAG
- a CDS encoding arginine biosynthesis bifunctional protein ArgJ, mitochondrial, whose amino-acid sequence MLSAASPSSVIVRAISALTRAASTSVKPSSKDHHVHTFSPEVFPLGYSVASTRASIKKNGGLDLGVLVSTTDQPASAAACLTRNVFKAAPVTVTTELLQTGRGRARGFVVNSGCANAVTGKKGLDDAWEMSKGVTSQLPPSEAGVGTLVMSTGVIGQHLPIASIMSNISRLAQSVDNSPTAWLDLAKAFMTTDTFPKLRAKSFKLGDRLIRMAGIDKGAGMIAPSMGPPQPPHATLLGVIATDAAISPEALQSALNYAVDRSFNTITIDGDMSTNDSIICFANGAAAKAETQGESADAMEEITEGHSDFHLFREELRSFAEELAQLVVRDGEGATKFVTIRVKNAPSYEDAHAVAKSIANSALFKTAMYGQDANWGRILCAVGYTATSHPIIPDRVSVSFIPSSTLTDSTPLRLLTHGEPEADLDERRASVILAEEDLKVEIDLGNGTEEANVWTCDFSHEYVTINGSYRS is encoded by the exons ATGCTGTCTGCGGCTTCGCCATCTTCAGTGATAGTGCGAGCCATTTCTGCTCTCACCCGAGCAGCCTCGACAAGCGTGaagccatcttcaaaagacCACCATGTCCATACTTTTTCTCCAGAGGTTTTTCCACTTGGCTACTCGGTAGCTTCTACTCGCGCATCTATCAAGAAGAACGGAGGACTCGACCTGGGTGTTTTGGTATCTACGACTGATCAACCGGCGTCGGCTGCGGCTTGTCTTACTAGAAATGTCTTCAAGGCGGCCCCTGTTACTGTCACAACTGAACTACTGCAAACTGGTAGAGGGCGAGCACGAGGTTTTGTCGTCAATTCTGGTTGCGCAAATGCTGTGACGGGGAAGAAAGGACTTGATGACGCTTGGGAAATGTCAAAAGGCGTCACTTCTCAGCTACCTCCTAGTGAAGCCGGTGTAGGGACACTCGTCATGTCTACTGGCGTTATCGGGCAGCATCTTCCTATCGCCTCAATCATGTCCAACATTTCCAGGCTTGCTCAGTCGGTCGATAATTCTCCTACAGCGTGGCTTGACCTTGCCAAGGCTTTCATGACCACCGATACCTTTCCCAAGCTACGAGCAAAATCTTTCAAGCTCGGGGACCGACTGATCCGTATGGCTGGAATCGACAAGGGTGCTGGTATGATTGCCCCATCTATGGGCCCGCCTCAGCCGCCTCATGCTACTCTGCTAGGCGTCATTGCGACTGACGCTGCCATTAGCCCCGAGGCCCTTCAATCTGCCCTCAATTATGCGGTAGACAGGAGTTTCAACACAATTACCATCGATGGCGATATGAGCACCAATGATTCCATCATCTGTTTCGCTAACGGTGCTGCTGCCAAGGCTGAGACGCAAGGAGAGAGTGCTGATGCGATGGAGGAGATTACCGAGGGCCACTCtgatttccatctcttcagaGAGGAGCTTCGGTCGTTTGCAGAGGAACTGGCTCAGCTAGTTGTGAGGGACGGCGAGGGCGCGACCAAATTCGTGACGATCAGAGTCAAA AATGCGCCTTCATACGAAGACGCACATGCGGTGGCCAAGAGCATTGCCAACTCTGCTTTATTCAAGACGGCCATGTACGGCCAAG ACGCCAACTGGGGCCGGATTCTGTGCGCTGT CGGCTACACTGCCACCTCTCATCCAATCATTCCCGACCGCGTATCCGTCTCCTTCATACCCTCTTCCACGCTCACCGACTCGACCCCGCTCCGTCTCTTGACCCACGGAGAACCTGAAGCCGACTTGGACGAAAGACGAGCAAGCGTCATCCTTGCCGAAGAAGACTTGAAGGTTGAGATCGATCTCGGCAATGGAACTGAAGAAGCAAACGTCTGGACGTGTGACTTTTCTCAT GAATATGTGACCATCAATGGAAGT TACCGAAGTTGA